Genomic segment of Neofelis nebulosa isolate mNeoNeb1 chromosome 17, mNeoNeb1.pri, whole genome shotgun sequence:
TTGATGGATGGCAACCATAACAAGTGCGGCACCTAGAGTAAAATGATAGTCTGTAAGGCAGTGTTCCTGCAGAGGAGTGGGAATCAGTACTTACTAACTGGATAATAAGGCAGGACGCTTCCATCTGGCTGGTCACTGGAAGCAACACCATCCCAAGGTCCAGCACAGTAAACTTCTGTATGGCCAAGAAGTACTGTTCACTCATCTGCGTTTTTTCAACTATCACGATCCCTTGAAGATTACTGgacttcagaggaagaaaaaaacagtaaaccACTGTGTAACAAAACTACCTTCGGGGTTTAAGAAAACTACCAGTCCAAGAGTGCTTGGAATGGCCAATGGTTTTATAGAAGTTATTCcaaaggaggggggtgggggaggcaggtggaAGTCAATTTTCAATTTCAGCTTCTTCCATTCAGTACTTACGTTTCTAACCTGAACAAGCCTCTTTCTGTAGCCATTTCCTGCCACCAAATCAGCTTCGGTGACATAAAGAATGCAAGATCTGCTTGACACGTAAAAATCTACCGGTGTCAGGCCATCCTCAAAAACGATTTTAATTTTCCCTTAGAACATAGACAAGAAAAATGACTTCCGTGAGCGCTGGGCGAAAGGCGACAGTAGGTAGgacgtttttaaaaagtttagaagAGGGCTTTTGCACAGGGCAGCCCACCGACCTTGCATCCCCTGCAGGAGCTTCGATCCGCGCCATTTCGTGTTGGCCACAATATGCCCAAAAGGCACGTGCATGGGACCTGTGCCCTCAGGCGCGTTCCTAGCCATCTGCTGTCTcgatctgattaaaaaaaaaaaaaaaaccaaaaaacagaaaacggAATTTGAGCTGGCTTTCCTGCACACGGCCCCACGTTCCACTGAAAGCCGGGACCTCTTTGGCAGGAGCCCATCTGCACTGTTCTTTAAAAGACTGGATTATTTCCCAAAATCTAAAACCCAGGAGATTCCTGTTGGTAGCCGCCTCCCTCAGTCCCGTCACCTGCTGGGTCCTGATACCCCCGCTCCGTCTGGGTGGTGGCTCCTCAGTCCGGTCCTGGGCGGGGGCCGAGCCCAGCTAGACCCCACCTCAACCACAGCCAGAGGATCCGGCACCTTTACTTGCCGCGCCCCACTTCCGGGTTCCCTTCGGCGAGCGGACCAGTTTTTCATCCTGCCCGCCCTCCGCCTCCCACGGCGTCGGATAAGCTATGGCATCAAAGATCGACATCTGATCCGACCAATAAGAGAACGGACTATGCACGGTTTCCACCCCGAGAGCATTTGAACGGGGACGACTGGTTGCCAAGAGCGACGGGTGCGGAGTAACCTTGGCTATGATTGGTCGAAGAGAAAGCAAAGCCAATGGAGGATGACGTTGTTGCAAAGTGCATTGCGTAGAAATAGCGTCTGAGGCTAGGCCCGCGGGAGGGGCGCAAGCTCTAGGGAGCGGCCCTCGCTTGTGAAGGTATCCGCACGTCCATCCAGCCCTGGTCCGGCCCCTCCCCGCAGCAAGGATGCTCCTGGGGTTTCGCAGAGGCCGCAAGAGCCAGTTTGTAAGTAGACCCCGGGAGCTTGGAGTTAAGAGGGAACGGCTTGGGATTGGCCTGAGGTTGAAGCCAGGTAGCAGCACTAAAGGAAATGGTTTTCCTTTCGAGAAGCCCTGATTTTTTGTATTCGAAAGCATCCTCTATCCCAGGGTCGGCCTCAGTCAGACCGGAGTCGCCTTGTCTCCCTTGCAACTTTTGCTCCGGTGTCTGGGAGCACTCCTGCCGGCACAGACCTACTCTACTACTGAAAATCCCCCAATGGGAAGTCGTTCTTAAGattcctccctccactccccaccgCGCACACCCATCAGCCAAGTTGCATAGATTCCACCCACCAAACATATCTTCTGGCTGCTGTTTCCGCCTCCACCCCGGTTTCCAGCATTTATCTGGACCGCTGCAGCAGCTCCTCGCTATTTCTGTTTCCAGTCTTGCTCTTCATCTAGGTCTGTTCTCCACCAGGCAGCCAGAGGCGTTCTTTTAAAACGGACATCTGATCGTGCTAACTGCCCTCCTTAAAACCCATTGCTCCTCATCCTCCccgccgctcccccccccccgcccccccgcacgCTCCAGccatttcttctgttccttcagGCCTTTgcctttgctgttccttctgcctggaatgcttccCTCCAAAACTTATCACTCTGTCAGTGTAGGCTCATACTCCCAATTTCATGCCTGATTAGTCTTTCAAGGGACCAATTTCAGTGGGTGCTCCTCGCTAGGGCACAGGTTCTCCCTAGTCACATATAAAAACTCTTAAGTGGGAACAATCCCCACTCTTACTACCAGCCCATTCTTCTAGCCTCCCCTTCTCACAGCCTTCTGCATTTGCTGTATTCCAgcaaactggattatttgttatttctagAACACAGCCACTAATGTCTTGCTTCTTTCCATTGTTCGTGCTGTTCCCTATTCCTAGAATACTTTTCCATCTCATTTCCCACATGTGAGAGCAATGGCCATCTTTGATGACCCAATCTAAATGCCTCTGTGATTTTCTCCAATGGGAAGAGGTCCCCTTGCTGACCTCCAGACCTGAAGGAGCCCTTCCTTCCCTGTGCCACCGCAGCACCAAATTTGTCTTTACCTTTCCCTTGGCACTTCCCATAATTCTCTGTTACATAATAAGTACTTGGGTGCCTTCCCTCTATACTCTATTACCTTGAGGATGAAGACAAGTTTTCTTCATTGCAGTCCTGGTGTTTCACCTCTAGTAGGTGTGAATGAATGACTAGTGCCTAGAAAGTGAAGACTGGGTTATACTCAGAAACTtctgggggtgccttggtggctcacttggttaagtgtccaactctgatttcggctcaggtcatgatctcatggttcctgagttcaagccccacatcgggctctgcactgccagtgcttgggattctctctctctcctgtctctctgcccctaccccactggcactgtctctctctctcaaaataaataaataaacctaaaaaaaaaaaaaacctgaataatTGCCAGTTGTCTAAAGCCAGATTCTCTGATTTTCATTGTGCATAGGAACTAGTTTTCATTATtctgcatctttttaaaattttttttttattttatgtttatttttgagagagagagagagacagagcatgagcaggggaggggcagagagagagggagatacagaatctgaagcaggctccaggctttgagctgtcagcacggagcctgacgtggggctcgaacccatgaatggtgagattgtgacctgagtcaaagtcggatgcttaaccgactgagccacccaggtgcccccaattatTCTGCATCTTTGAGATAAACTAAAATCTTTCTTAAGCTTCTACCCGATGTTGAGTAAGGAGGGAAATGCTTGAGTTCCAGGGTTGATAAAGACAAGAAGATTGGCTGCTCTCAAGAAGCTTCCATTCTGCGGGGGGCAGTAAGTGAGGGACTAGAGTCATCGGGGGTCATGCTGTGAGACAAGTGGAGTTCTAGAGAGTGATTCTGAGGGATTGTCAGGGAGGCCCCTCTGAGAAGGAAAGACAAGAGGACCCCCACAATGGGCAGCTGCAGTATATTCTCTGGGTGGGCATGCTTACCTGGCCAGGTGGGTTCCTGGTGGGATTTGATCCCTGGGTGGCCAGTGCAGGTGTCTTCTCTTAGGCCCAAGGAGGGGTGGTGACGGGACCCGGGCGATCCCATACACCAGTGACCCAGCCAGGTTTCATTTGTGCAGAAACACATCATCCATGGCCTCCTACCTGCAGCCAGCATCGCACCGAAGCCAGCTGTGCCCCGCACACCTCCTCCCCGCAGTCCCAACCCTTCTCCAGAGAGACCAAGGTGAGTCTCAGGTGAGCAGGCATTGAGGTCACTCTTGTGCTCAGCTGCCAAGTGGTAGGTCCTGGAACTGTTGAAACTGGTAAGAAAATCACAAGTAGGGCCATTAGATTCATGTCCTTCAAAGTGTTTATCGTGGTTCCATAATGAAGCACTTAATATGGTTTCTGTGGGATGATGGTCTATCCTTTTCAAATGCGTGGAGTTCGGACATCTCATAATTGAATGCAATTAGTAGTTTTCCAAATATAAAGCTTTAAAGCCCAAGTTCATAGGATGCTGAAAGGAATTTGAATTATGCATGTAATTATTCTTTTGAAGCACAAGTTTGCCTTTTAAAAGAACTgattttggaggcacctgggtggctcagtctgttaagcatccggctcttggttttggctcaggtcgtgatctcacagttcatgagttcgagccctcattgggctctgcacggataacatggagcctgcttgggatagtctctttctctctctgtccctcccccgctcgtgtactctctctgtctcaaaataaataaatgaacattaaaaaaataaataaaagagctgattttggggaaagaaggagaaatgtGTTCACTCTCCAGAGCCTAGGATTCCCCCATTTCCAGTGCTTCTAACACCAGAgaactgattttcttttatacCTAAGACCCCTGCCTGTGCCTTCTAAGGGTTTAGACACAGGAGAATTTTAGACTATTTTTTGTCCCTAAAAAACGTGAATACGTGGCTTGGCTTTCCAGTGCATCGGCAGTGAGAACCTTTGTTTGAGTGTTCCTTGAAACTAGAATATTGTATGCCTGGTGAGAAAAAACACTTCGAAATATTGTTagtgtttgtttcttccttaagTACCATGTTGTTAACACGAGCAGCCATTTATTAGTGTTTACTCTTGCCGAGGACCGTTGCAAGTGCTTCAAAAGCATTATTTCATTCCATCCTCAACGAGGCTTTGGCACATTTGGCATgtgtctacattttttaaaaattaaagaatggcGTTCAGATTAAACTTAGGTGTTACTGTGCTTCACGCGTAGTGTTACAGTGAAGTAAGCAGTTGTTACtgttgtcatacattttaatttttttttaagtttttcttaagtttttttaatttttttaagtttatttatgtcatacattttaattttttgtaagtttttgtaagttttttaaatttttttaagtttatttattttgggggggggcaggagagggacagagagagagggagagagaatcccaagcgccgtcagcacggagcccagtgcggggctcagactcaccgaactgcaagatcatgacctgagccgaaatcaagagttggacacttaacctactgagccaccacccaggcaccccagtgatacATTTTAAATCTATGTGTTATAAGCCCTGCaatatattattactatttttgccTTAAACAGTCTTTGATCGTTATTAAATCggttttattgaggtgtaatgaACATTTAATAAACGGTACACATATGACATGTTTACACGCACAAAACCATCATTGCAGGAGGCAGCCATCTTGCTCTCGCCGCGTGCTGTTGTTGGAGGACCCTCCCGGCTTCAGATTTACCAACAGCATGAATCAAGAAAAGTTAGCCAAACTTCAGGCTCAGGTCCGGATAGGGGGCAAGGGTACAGCTCGCAGAAAGAAGAAGGTGGTACATAGAACAGCTACAGCTGATGACAAAAAACTTCAGAGTTCTCTAAAAAAACTGGCTGTGAATAATGTAGCTGGTATTGAAGAGGTGAACATGATTAAAGACGATGGGACAGTTATTCATTTCAACAATCCCAAAGTCCACGCTTCCCTTTCTGCTAACACCTTTGCAATTACTGGTCATGCAGAAGCCAAACCAATCACAGAAATGCTTCCTGGAATATTAAGtcggcttggtgctgacagcttaaCAAGTCTTAGGAAGTTAGCTGAACAGGTCCCTCGGCAAGTGTTGGATAGCAAAGCACCAAAACCAGAAGACAttgatgaggaggaggatgatGTTCCAGATCTCGTAGAAAATTTTGATGAGGCATCAAAGAATGAAGctaactaaaaaattttttctggtgTTTGGAAGCTGGCATGGACTAGAGTTAACAAATCAGCTATGTGGTTCCAAAGTTTTACAGACGTGGAGAACATCAATTGTTACTAGTTcggtaatataaatattttgtatattaataatGCTGTTCAGCATTTTTCGGTCATTTGATTTTGCATTTTGCACTTCCTCCCAGGATCTATTCTTTTGGTCAAAATATGAAGTATTGGTGCAGTTTGAGGGTGTTTTGGTGTTTgattctcagttttttgttttgttttttgttggagTATTTTTGGTgtgggtatgtgtatgtatgcgtgtgggtatgtgtgtatacaGTGGAGAGCAAATTGGAAAACAGTTCTATTTatcctccttcttcccccagtagaaataaaacaaatctttacatttgaaaaaaaaaaaaaacatcattgcaatcaagataataaatatatccaTGGTCCCCTAAGGTTCCCTCATGCCCCTTTGTGATTCCTCCCTCCTTGTCCTCCTCTCTCAcatcccctgcctctgcccaATCTACCCTCACCCCCGAGCCCAGGCAGCCACTGCTCTGCTTTCTGTCACATGAGGTTAgtctgcattttctagaattctatGTACATGGAATTACACAAGATAATCATGCCAGCTTCTTTGATTCAGcatgattattttgagattcacccatattGTCGTGAAAATCAGCGATCCAcgcttttcattgctgagtagtgttccatgACATGAATGATAAATGTGTCACAGTTTGTTTCTCCATTCGCCTGTGGagggatatttgagttgttttagGGTTTTATTATTGTAGAAATAAAGGTGCTGTGAACATTGGTGCACAAATCTTTGGTTTCccacatatgctttcatttttctcggataaatacccaggagtagaaGAGGTGGGTCATGTACtaggtatatatttattaagtaactGTCACTGTATCTTCCAAAGTTTTTATACTTGTGTTCTGACCAGTATTATATGAGTTCCAGTTGTTTCACATCCTCACTAGCACTTACTTTggtcagttgtgtgtgtgtgtgtgtgtgtgtgtgtgtggttttataCATTTACTTGACATTGGTTCTAACTCGTATTGCCTGTTTACAGGATTTTGAAAGTGGCGAAAAGTACACAGATAACAATGTATAGAGCTTGTTTGTTTGGTGAATCTGCGTCCTCCTTATGCTTTCCGGATGGCCGTATACTGATCTGGAATGGGCCATTTCTTCTTATTCCTTGGCCCGGGCAGCTCTGTTGTGCCTGGAGTCCATGCGCACATCTGAAGTTCCCAACGCCCTCTTTGCAATTGTCTGGATCTTTCTGTCCAAGGGGGCATATCTCTTGAAGCTCACTCCACAGATGCACTGGTGAATGTTGGTGGGGTGATCTCCAGTTGCTGCCTCCTGGATGCAGAGTGGCCCTTCTCACCAGCCCCCTTTGTGGGACCCATTCTGCCAGGCCTgggttggaaaggaagaacatgAGGGATTGTCTTGGccaatcttttaaattttggacattctaatgggtgtgtagTAGTATCCAATtgtggtggggttttttgtttttttgtttttttggggttttttttttgttgttgttgttttttatatttctttgataatcaaggttgttgagcatcttttcatgtgcatttgtcatttgtatatcttctctggtggAGCTTCTGTTCACCTCTTGTGCCCACTATTAAAAACTGGGTTGTTTGTGTTCCTCTTACTGTGCTTCAagagttctttaaattttttttttattagtttcctttatttttgagaggcagagagagacagagcatgtgtaggggaggggcagagagagagggagacacagaatcggaagtaggctccaggctctgagctgtcagcacagagcctgatgcggggctcaaactcacaagctgtgagatcatgacctgagccgaagtcagacgctcaaccaactgagccacccaggcgcccctcaagagttctttatatattctcgATGCAAGTCCTTTACCAAATAAGaggtttgcagatattttcttcccaTACATTGCTTGTCTTTTcgttctcttaacagtgtctttcaaagagcacaAGGCTGGGGtgccagttggttaagtgtctgactcttgatttcggctcaggtcaggatcccatggtttgtgagattgagtcccatgtcaggctctgcaccaacatcggggagcctgcttgggattctctctctccctctgcctcttccctgctctctcacactccctctccctctctctttctctctctcaaaataaataaataaacattaaaaaaataaagagtagaagTTTCTAAGTTTTTATGAAGTTTGTcatatcaatttttttctgttacaaatCATAATTtcagtgtcatatctaagaaatctttgcctacctgAAGGCCACAAAGATTTTCTGCTATATTttgttctagaagttttatagtttgggCCTTTACCTTTAAGCCTATAATTCAATTTGAGTTTAGTTTTGAATATGGTGTAGAAGATACAgattcaagttcatttttttgcatgtggatatccagtcgTTCCAGCATCATTTGATGAAAAGGCATTATTGTATTCGTTATCTACTATTGTGTAACAAATTAcaccaaaactcagtggcttaaagcataaaacaatagcatttttaattccacatctcatgatgttcttttcttttttaaattaatttctcttttctgtgtttcattttggatattttctcttgttttgcttTCAACTTTACTAATCTTCTCTTCTGCAGTGGGTAATCTGCTGTCCATCTCACCCAGTGTAATTTTCAGCTTATGAAATTCAAGTCTTTTTTAATAATCTCCcatatttcagggcacctgggtggctcagtcggttaagcgtcccaacttcagctgaggtcgtgatctcacagtttgtgagtttgagccctgcatctggctctctgctgtcagcacagagcccacttcaggttcctctgttcccctctctctgcctctcccctactggttctctctctctcaacaaaagtAAACTTAATAAAAGTAATCTCCCATGTTTCTACTTAGGTTTTTGAACACATGGAATCTAGTTCTAACAACTGTCTTTGTGTCCTTCTCTGCTAATTCTAACATATGTGTTCAGTTCTGAATGGGTTTCTATTCTTCTCATCATTTAGGGTcatgtttttctgtctctttgcatGCCTTGTTATCCTGGATTAGACACTGTTCTGAGTTTCGCCTTGTTGTGTGCTGGACATTTTTGTATTCCGACAAATCTTCTGGAATTTTGTTCTGGGAtacagttaagttacttggagACTGATTTGATCTTCtagatcttgttttgtttttttttaattttttttttttttcaacattttttatttatttttgggacagagagagacagagcatgaacggtggaggggcagagagagagggagacacagaatcggaaacaggctccaggctccgagccatcagcccagagcctgacgcggggctcgaactcacggaccgcgagatcgtgac
This window contains:
- the FAAP24 gene encoding Fanconi anemia core complex-associated protein 24 isoform X2, which codes for MKNWSARRREPGSGARQVKVPDPLAVVEVGSSWARPPPRTGLRSHHPDGAGVSGPSRSRQQMARNAPEGTGPMHVPFGHIVANTKWRGSKLLQGMQGKIKIVFEDGLTPVDFYVSSRSCILYVTEADLVAGNGYRKRLVQVRNSSNLQGIVIVEKTQMSEQYFLAIQKFTVLDLGMVLLPVTSQMEASCLIIQLVQEQTKEPSKNPFLSKKRTLMPELSLLRTVQQIPGVGKVKAPLLLQKFPSIQQLSNASIRELEPVVGQAVAQHIHAFFTQPR
- the FAAP24 gene encoding Fanconi anemia core complex-associated protein 24 isoform X3 encodes the protein MARNAPEGTGPMHVPFGHIVANTKWRGSKLLQGMQGKIKIVFEDGLTPVDFYVSSRSCILYVTEADLVAGNGYRKRLVQVRNSSNLQGIVIVEKTQMSEQYFLAIQKFTVLDLGMVLLPVTSQMEASCLIIQLVQEQTKEPSKNPFLSKKRTLMPELSLLRTVQQIPGVGKVKAPLLLQKFPSIQQLSNASIRELEPVVGQAVAQHIHAFFTQPR
- the LOC131499830 gene encoding transcription factor BTF3 homolog 4-like; amino-acid sequence: MTCLHAQNHHCRRQPSCSRRVLLLEDPPGFRFTNSMNQEKLAKLQAQVRIGGKGTARRKKKVVHRTATADDKKLQSSLKKLAVNNVAGIEEVNMIKDDGTVIHFNNPKVHASLSANTFAITGHAEAKPITEMLPGILSRLGADSLTSLRKLAEQVPRQVLDSKAPKPEDIDEEEDDVPDLVENFDEASKNEAN